One genomic segment of Agromyces intestinalis includes these proteins:
- a CDS encoding TetR/AcrR family transcriptional regulator, whose translation MPIDTQAHARVRASDELRQAALEQFASAGFAGTSLQQIAAHAGYSKSSVLYHYASKEALLEAAVAPAVDALEELVAEFVREGRSGAVRGEFVERFVDFLLGHRLAVHIVVNQAQSLHGLPVIDRANAVIRTLAEAICADDAPLIEQLRFGVALAGAVYTLVAGATFLDDDPSFELDPAEMREALVAVLSELLLPAAGR comes from the coding sequence ATGCCGATCGACACCCAGGCGCACGCTCGCGTCCGTGCAAGCGACGAACTGCGCCAGGCCGCGCTCGAGCAGTTCGCCTCGGCGGGCTTCGCGGGCACCTCGCTGCAGCAGATCGCCGCGCACGCCGGCTACTCGAAGTCGAGCGTGCTCTACCACTACGCGTCGAAGGAGGCGCTGCTCGAAGCCGCGGTCGCCCCCGCCGTCGACGCGCTGGAGGAACTCGTCGCCGAGTTCGTGCGCGAAGGTCGCTCCGGTGCCGTGCGCGGCGAGTTCGTCGAACGCTTCGTCGACTTCCTGCTCGGCCACCGGCTCGCGGTCCACATCGTCGTGAACCAGGCGCAGTCGCTGCACGGACTGCCCGTGATCGACCGCGCGAACGCGGTCATCCGCACGCTCGCCGAAGCGATCTGCGCCGATGACGCGCCGCTCATCGAGCAGCTGCGCTTCGGCGTCGCGCTCGCCGGAGCCGTGTACACGCTCGTCGCCGGGGCGACCTTCCTCGACGACGACCCGAGCTTCGAACTCGACCCCGCCGAGATGCGGGAGGCGCTCGTGGCCGTCCTCTCCGAACTGCTGCTTCCGGCCGCCGGCCGCTGA
- a CDS encoding MMPL family transporter, translating to MALLLHRIGRFAFRRAWLVIGAWALALAAFLGAGIGLGGQLQESFAIPGTESQEAIDHLAAVFPQTAGAQAKAVVEAPDGASVEEAPYRDAITAMETELEAVDGVASVLGPFDEYAGDQVSDDGRTAYIQVQFDGSVAEVTDASIEAVTDTGAIADDAGLVVAFGGEVFQETSFGLTITEVLGVVFAGVVLVITFGSLLAAGMPLLTAIVGVGLAFGGISLVAAFAPVSSTAPMLAVMIGLAVGIDYALFILSRHRTQLARGQDPEDSAAEAVATAGGAVVFAGLTVIIALLGLLVVGIPFLSVMGIGAAFAVLVAVAAAVTLLPALLGIAGRRLVPKPGGRAHRRAVAHDEGGTRTMGRRWVDLVLKAPAVFLVLVVGVLGTAAIPAASLDLNLPSDATAEPGSAQREAYDLIADGFGPGSNGPLIVTVDITQTTDIFGDLDAIGDRIAALDGVAYVGQGLPNETVDTAIIQVIPESAPNDPETKRVVEEIRELEPSIQADLGTPIAVTGYTAVSIDISNRLNDALIPFALIVVGLSIVLLLIVFRSVFVPLKAALGFLLSAFGAIGVTVAVFQWGWFADLLHIEAGPILSFLPILLMAVLFGLAMDYEVFLVSGMREEYVKTREPRTAIVHGFQHAARVVTAAALIMFFVFFAFVPEGSGVIKGIAFALAIGVAFDAFLVRMTLVPAAMALAGRGAWWLPRWLDRALPSVDIEGEGLRDHLAQAEWAAGSAAAIRAERAVFGLADRPVGPVDVEAPEGALLLVEGEPVDRRIVAATLAGRLEPVSGRVAVFGRPLPSDAGAVARRVAIAEVVAGDASSRTVGEQVGARLDATRAWYRLWPSRRARRVWVERAAQASGAAAAGTSPDAATSSPPPFAADTPVSALGAVDRTLVALAAALAEKPAAVVIDLDDETGADDARLWAAAARLVPRQVTVIAGVAPGRPAAAFAARGIRTVRPSPAAQEATR from the coding sequence ATGGCACTGCTCCTCCACCGCATCGGGCGGTTCGCATTCCGCCGCGCCTGGCTCGTGATCGGCGCGTGGGCACTCGCGCTCGCCGCGTTCCTCGGCGCCGGCATCGGGCTCGGCGGCCAGCTCCAGGAATCGTTCGCGATCCCGGGCACCGAGTCGCAGGAGGCGATCGACCACCTCGCCGCGGTGTTCCCGCAGACCGCGGGCGCGCAGGCGAAGGCCGTCGTCGAGGCGCCCGACGGGGCATCCGTCGAGGAGGCTCCCTACCGCGACGCGATCACCGCGATGGAGACCGAGCTCGAGGCGGTCGACGGCGTCGCGAGCGTGCTCGGTCCGTTCGACGAGTACGCGGGCGACCAGGTCTCCGACGACGGTCGCACCGCCTACATCCAGGTCCAGTTCGACGGTTCGGTCGCCGAGGTGACGGATGCCTCGATCGAGGCGGTGACCGACACGGGCGCGATCGCCGACGACGCGGGTCTGGTGGTGGCGTTCGGCGGCGAGGTGTTCCAGGAGACCAGCTTCGGCCTCACGATCACGGAGGTCCTCGGCGTCGTGTTCGCGGGCGTCGTGCTCGTCATCACCTTCGGGTCGTTGCTGGCGGCGGGCATGCCCCTGCTCACGGCGATCGTCGGCGTCGGGCTCGCATTCGGCGGCATCTCGCTGGTCGCCGCGTTCGCCCCGGTGTCGAGCACCGCCCCGATGCTCGCCGTGATGATCGGGCTCGCGGTCGGGATCGACTACGCGCTGTTCATCCTGTCGAGGCATCGCACGCAGCTCGCTCGCGGACAGGACCCGGAGGACAGCGCCGCCGAGGCGGTCGCGACGGCGGGAGGCGCCGTCGTGTTCGCGGGCCTCACCGTCATCATCGCGCTGCTCGGCCTGCTCGTCGTCGGCATCCCCTTCCTGAGCGTCATGGGCATCGGTGCCGCGTTCGCGGTGCTGGTCGCCGTCGCCGCGGCGGTCACACTGCTGCCCGCCCTGCTCGGCATCGCCGGTCGACGTCTCGTGCCCAAGCCGGGCGGTCGTGCGCATCGGCGGGCGGTCGCGCACGACGAGGGCGGAACGCGCACCATGGGGCGGCGTTGGGTCGACCTGGTGCTGAAGGCGCCCGCGGTGTTCCTCGTGCTCGTCGTCGGCGTGCTCGGCACCGCGGCCATTCCTGCCGCGAGCCTCGACCTCAACCTGCCGAGCGACGCGACCGCAGAGCCGGGCAGCGCCCAGCGCGAGGCGTACGACCTGATCGCCGACGGCTTCGGTCCCGGCTCCAACGGGCCGCTCATCGTGACGGTCGACATCACCCAGACCACCGACATCTTCGGCGACCTCGACGCGATCGGCGACCGGATCGCCGCGCTCGACGGCGTCGCGTACGTGGGGCAGGGGCTGCCGAACGAGACCGTCGACACCGCGATCATCCAGGTCATCCCCGAGAGCGCGCCGAACGACCCCGAGACCAAGCGCGTCGTCGAGGAGATCCGCGAGCTCGAGCCGTCCATCCAGGCCGACCTCGGCACCCCGATCGCGGTCACCGGGTACACGGCGGTATCGATCGACATCTCGAACCGCCTGAACGACGCGCTCATCCCGTTCGCGCTCATCGTCGTGGGCCTGTCGATCGTGCTGCTGCTCATCGTGTTCCGCTCGGTGTTCGTGCCGCTGAAGGCCGCGCTCGGGTTCCTGCTCTCGGCATTCGGCGCGATCGGCGTCACGGTCGCGGTGTTCCAGTGGGGCTGGTTCGCCGACCTCCTGCACATCGAGGCCGGTCCGATCCTCAGCTTCCTGCCGATCCTGCTCATGGCGGTGCTGTTCGGCCTCGCGATGGACTACGAGGTGTTCCTCGTCTCGGGCATGCGCGAGGAGTACGTGAAGACGCGCGAGCCCCGCACCGCGATCGTGCACGGGTTCCAGCACGCCGCGCGCGTGGTCACGGCCGCGGCGCTCATCATGTTCTTCGTCTTCTTCGCGTTCGTGCCCGAGGGGTCGGGCGTCATCAAGGGCATCGCCTTCGCGCTCGCGATCGGCGTCGCGTTCGATGCGTTCCTCGTGCGGATGACGCTCGTGCCGGCCGCGATGGCGCTCGCCGGGCGCGGTGCGTGGTGGCTGCCGAGGTGGCTCGACCGCGCGCTCCCGTCGGTCGACATCGAGGGGGAGGGGCTGCGCGACCACCTCGCACAGGCCGAGTGGGCGGCCGGGTCCGCCGCCGCGATCCGCGCCGAGCGGGCGGTCTTCGGCCTGGCCGACCGCCCGGTCGGGCCGGTCGACGTCGAGGCGCCCGAGGGTGCGCTGCTGCTCGTCGAGGGCGAGCCGGTCGACCGTCGCATCGTCGCCGCGACGCTCGCGGGCCGGCTCGAGCCCGTGTCGGGCCGGGTCGCCGTGTTCGGCCGACCGCTGCCGTCGGACGCGGGGGCGGTCGCACGCCGGGTCGCCATCGCCGAGGTCGTGGCCGGAGATGCCAGTTCGCGCACGGTCGGCGAACAGGTCGGGGCGCGCCTCGATGCGACGCGGGCGTGGTACCGGCTCTGGCCGTCGCGCCGTGCCCGACGGGTGTGGGTCGAGCGCGCAGCGCAGGCGTCCGGTGCGGCCGCGGCGGGTACCTCACCCGACGCCGCTACGAGTTCGCCGCCGCCGTTCGCCGCGGACACCCCCGTGTCCGCGCTCGGCGCGGTCGACCGCACGCTCGTCGCGCTCGCCGCAGCGCTCGCCGAGAAACCGGCCGCCGTCGTGATCGACCTCGACGATGAGACCGGTGCCGACGACGCCCGACTGTGGGCGGCCGCCGCCCGGCTCGTGCCCCGTCAGGTCACCGTCATCGCCGGGGTCGCTCCCGGCCGCCCCGCTGCGGCGTTCGCGGCACGGGGCATCCGAACCGTCCGTCCCAGCCCCGCTGCCCAGGAGGCCACCCGATGA